The Coregonus clupeaformis isolate EN_2021a chromosome 8, ASM2061545v1, whole genome shotgun sequence genome has a segment encoding these proteins:
- the LOC121572685 gene encoding uncharacterized protein LOC121572685: MSGLTRSSGHNLSSTSTTHGHHHHHGQSGEVTMDGCGLTPVLGYTAEMERYRSFANFYTKTNANMNAVNSMNFPQSTKLAHITAPIFPGGRLGMTPWGCHDNINMNMNVNAAAMLWGRKPPVHQATPLAPPTTHLSPSTTHMQPYRTSGGEGKQHASSHGQETHNHHGNTHFQSCYSAANHMTKQGHAHQDMLSLSNRSSSGNGGGVNGVNVSNFPAGMLGLPPGVIVMAMGSHNNISDSSHFQMATNHNQLLSDGHHANQTNSSPCPSTSPGMTSGGQGSGASKRKRKRCGVCAPCRRLINCGVCSACRNRKTGHQICKFRKCDELKKKAGSTQLERPPSVPCGEAFGWIY; this comes from the coding sequence ATGTCCGGTCTGACCAGGTCCAGCGGTCACAACCTCTCCTCAACCTCAACCACACAcggtcaccaccaccaccacggtCAGAGCGGTGAGGTCACCATGGACGGTTGTGGTCTTACTCCGGTCCTGGGCTACACGGCTGAGATGGAGCGCTACCGATCCTTCGCTAACTTCTACACTAAAACCAATGCGAATATGAACGCCGTTAACAGCATGAACTTCCCTCAGTCGACCAAGCTCGCCCACATCACCGCTCCTATATTCCCCGGTGGCAGGCTCGGGATGACGCCATGGGGTTGTCATGACAACATAAACATGAATATGAACGTCAACGCGGCGGCGATGCTTTGGGGGCGGAAACCTCCCGTGCATCAGGCCACGCCCCTAGCGCCGCCCACAACACACCTGTCGCCCTCGACAACGCACATGCAGCCCTACCGGACCAGCGGCGGAGAGGGGAAACAGCACGCCTCCTCCCATGGACAGGAAACTCATAATCACCACGGGAATACACATTTCCAGTCCTGCTATTCCGCCGCCAATCACATGACCAAACAAGGCCACGCCCACCAGGACATGCTCAGCCTATCGAATCGCAGCAGCAGTGGCAACGGAGGCGGAGTTAACGGGGTCAACGTGTCCAACTTCCCCGCCGGAATGTTGGGGTTACCGCCCGGGGTCATCGTCATGGCGATGGGGTCGCACAATAACATTTCGGACTCCTCCCACTTCCAGATGGCGACCAATCATAACCAACTGTTATCGGACGGCCACCATGCCAACCAGACTAACTCCTCCCCTTGCCCCTCGACCTCCCCGGGGATGACCTctgggggtcaggggtcaggagcatccaagaggaagaggaagcggTGTGGGGTGTGTGCCCCCTGCAGAAGGCTGATTAACTGTGGGGTGTGTTCAGCCTGTAGGAACAGGAAGACAGGTCATCAGATCTGTAAGTTCAGGAAGTGTGACGAGCTGAAGAAGAAGGCTGGGAGTACACAACTAGag